A window of Halopelagius inordinatus genomic DNA:
GACTTGCGGTAGTCGCTCTCTGTCGGGTCCGCGGCCAGCGTGCGGAACTCCCGCTTGAACGCGTCGAGTTCGACCGTCGGCGCGTCGTCGGCGGCGGCGTGCGCCAGGTCGTAGAGTCGGTGACTCGGCTCGACCACGTCGTGTCGCTCGACGAGAGCGAGCGCGAACGCCGCGTTGACCGCCGTAATCTCGGGGTCGGCGTCGGCGGTGACGAGTCGGGAGTCGGGCCACGGCGACGGCCCGGGCTTTGCCGCCAGCGCCCGCGCCAGTTCGGATTCGAGGAAGTGAACGAGTTTCTCGGCGGGCGCAACCGAGAGCGTGATGTCGTCGGCGTAGATGTCTTTCATGTGATTCGCGATCTGGTAGCAGTGAGCGACTTTCCTTCGCTCGACCGAACTCCCCGACAGTGCGAGGAAGATGGCCTCCTCCGTGGACTGGACGTGCGAGGCGTGTCGCTCCTCGTTTCGGGCCATGTGCGAGAGTTCGTGGAGGACGAGTTCGC
This region includes:
- a CDS encoding DUF5781 family protein — translated: MDLRIRGSAPADPFLSAVDLFETEYDLDRPVHVDVREDPDERTWAAHYDDRHVLNISQQAATSAMARELVLHELSHMARNEERHASHVQSTEEAIFLALSGSSVERRKVAHCYQIANHMKDIYADDITLSVAPAEKLVHFLESELARALAAKPGPSPWPDSRLVTADADPEITAVNAAFALALVERHDVVEPSHRLYDLAHAAADDAPTVELDAFKREFRTLAADPTESDYRKSLVEMTRRYAIEGPNHATAAD